A genomic segment from Salmo trutta chromosome 38, fSalTru1.1, whole genome shotgun sequence encodes:
- the LOC115178078 gene encoding cysteine protease ATG4D, translating to MNSVSPSAVQYVGGVGVVGQDDTFQREETRRPQQPQLVGPGRGSSFGNRQGTDVGGGRTREASTAGEPDEVDKLKTKLMSAWNNVKYGWSVKSKTTFNKSSPVTVMGHSYLLNSEDEVERFRRAFVSRLWLTYRREFPQLEGSTLTTDCGWGCMLRSGQMLLAQGLLLHLLPRDWLWPDAQQFVDVDFEALRPRSPSRAGGVPIPSFGYSSSSRTPTTPQKTSMPGGTALNHTQKKRPESGRDRQAEPLHRRVVAWFGDEPPAPFGVHQLVELGKSSGKKAGDWYGPSVVAHILRKAVAKTSEVHNLAVYVAQDCTVYKKDVVHLCDQSLNQSISDPEPSGPGWKSVIILVPVRLGGDSLNPSYIECVRNILRLECCIGIIGGKPKHSLFFIGCQDEQLLYLDPHYCQAVVDVTQDNFPLESFHCSSPRKMPFSRMDPSCTIGFYAKNKKDFESLCSAVCVALSSSEEKYPIFTFVEGQAQDYGLVGHSSSHPHSDTSPGPAHMLPQGKLSRSNTIGSSDDFVFL from the exons ATGAACTCCGTGTCTCCCAGTGCAGTTCAGTATGTGGGGGGAGTAGGAGTGGTGGGTCAGGATGACACCTTccagagagaggagaccaggaggCCCCAGCAGCCCCAGCTGGTGGGCCCTGGCAGAGGAAGTAGCTTTGGGAACCGGCAGGGTACTGATGTCGGTGGGGGTAGAACCAGAGAGGCCTCCACTGCTGGAGAGCCAGACGAGGTGGACAAACTCAAGACCAAACTGATGTCGGCGTGGAATAATGTCAAATACG GCTGGTCGGTCAAGTCGAAGACCACATTCAACAAGAGCTCTCCAGTGACTGTAATGGGCCACTCATATCTGCTCAATAGTGAAG ACGAGGTGGAGCGCTTCAGGCGGGCGTTCGTGTCTCGGCTGTGGCTGACCTACCGTAGGGAGTTCCCCCAGCTGGAGGGCTCCACCTTGACTACAGACTGTGGCTGGGGCTGCATGCTGCGGAGCGGACAGATGCTGCTGGCCCAGGGCCTACTGCTACATCTGCTGCCACGAG ACTGGTTGTGGCCAGACGCCCAGCAGTTCGTCGACGTGGACTTTGAGGCTCTGAGACCCCGCTCCCCGTCCCGCGCTGGAGGCGTACCCATCCCCTCCTTCggctactcctcctcctcacggACCCCCACCACGCCCCAGAAGACCTCCATGCCAGGGGGCACGGCTCTCAACCATACCCAGAAGAAGAGGCCCGAGTCGGGCAGGGACAGGCAGGCTGAGCCCCTCCACCGGAGGGTTGTGGCCTGGTTTGGGGACGAGCCCCCGGCCCCGTTTGGGGTGCACCAGCTGGTAGAATTGGGGAAGAGCTCAGGGAAGAAGGCGGGGGATTGGTACGGCCCCTCAGTGGTGGCACACATACTACG AAAAGCAGTTGCCAAGACTTCTGAGGTTCACAACCTGGCTGTATATGTAGCGCAGGACTGTACCG TGTACAAAAAGGACGTGGTGCATCTATGTGACCAGTCGTTGAACCAGAGTATATCTGATCCTGAGCCCAGTGGTCCAGGCTGGAAGTCTGTCATCATACTGGTTCCAGTCCGACTAGGTGGAGACTCTCTCAACCCCTCCTACATCGAGTGTGTCAGG AACATTCTCAGGTTAGAATGCTGTATCGGAATCATCGGCGGCAAACCCAAGCATTCGTTGTTCTTTATCGGCTGCCAAG ACGAGCAGCTGCTGTATCTGGACCCTCACTACTGTCAGGCCGTGGTGGATGTCACTCAAGACAACTTCCCACTGGAG TCGTTCCACTGTAGCTCGCCCAGGAAGATGCCCTTCAGTCGCATGGACCCCAGTTGTACTATAGGCTTCTACGCCAAAAACAAGAAGGACTTTGAGTCTCTGTGTTCCGCCGTCTGTGTG gcCCTATCGTCGTCCGAAGAGAAGTACCCCATCTTTACCTTCGTGGAGGGCCAGGCCCAGGACTATGGGCTGGTGGGCCACAGCTCCTCCCATCCTCACTCTGACACCTCCCCTGGCCCCGCCCACATGCTACCCCAAGGCAAGCTCAGCAGGAGCAACACAATAGGCAGCTCTGACGACTTTGTCTTCCTGTGA